ccctccttcgccgggctgcgcgggctctgttcctggcccttcgtgcctcacgcttGGTGTCGTTTTTGTCGCCGACGTTggttgtggcctcatcttcggatatcatgtcaagtgtttcgttgggtgagatgccatcatcctccccctcttctaccatcaacacttggcgtgatatgagttcgtcggagctcgcttcgactagctcgatCGATTCTTCTGccgtggtggctaatggcttgccctcctgaaaaggcaagggcttgAGGTGTGACACGAGTCGGTCTTCAccttcgagtagatcggagagtttcatgcccttccaatgcacgaaacgaccttctggggtggaggtgatcatcagaccattgtcACCAAGGCAACCCGTAGCCCCCGGAAGTGCCGTGGCTTCGGGTTTCccgatttggagtaaaaagtccaagtccttttcaatgcggagagggactcggagttgttggcctcctgaggttcagtggccgaattgcgtggaccgagtcgtgatcggctatgcaagtcctcagattggagcgagtccAATCCGGGCGTGGTCGTTGCAGCACAGGGtgaagtcgcgttgaaaacgaactcctcctcgatcttcctTGCAGAGCCATGGGTCAACAAGTCGTTGAGATTGTCGACAAACTCGTCGAGCTCGCTGCGAAAACTTGCtgcgagagttttcggcttcatgacgtCGAATCGATGGAAATCGCCCgcgccatctgcgatgcagacccatgagccgaaAACGAGAGTCATGCCCTCGGGGAGCatggcactggtgaacttgaatgatgccatcgagttcgccggtggatcttcgatgtgccccccctacctggtgcggcagctgtcggtgttttaccgcctgtccaccgaggggtatacccgaggtggtgagttttaggtagggtgtcaccgagatcaggaactcgaaggtgcaagcaacataaggtttagacaggttcggaccgcgatgtgcgtaataccctacatcatgtttggtgatttgtattgccttgggtatTGATGTGTTTttagggggtccctgcccgcccttatatatatatccgagaggacagggttacatgaatcctaatccgacactagcttaggaatcttacCTGAGTACAATTCAAGTCGCTTctttctgtatcgactagttctacttcgcatgcgagtagaatacagcacatataaggtataggacatgtcctatcccctactactgtatgaactacgttatgtacacagtcccgtagtctcgGATCCGACAACAGGGAGGGCAGGCAGTCAGGGCCCGTTGGAGCTTGGGCTTGCACGGCGCCTCCCAGAGGGGCGGCCGAATCTTGGGCTCGCGCAGCACCAACACGAGTGGCGGTCAGAGCTTGAGTCTGGCGCGTGGAGGGTGGCCAGAGCTCGGCATTGGCATGCAAGGGCCGGTTGGATCTCGGGTTCGCGCAGCGCCGGCGGGAGGGGCAGCTAGATCTCGGGCTCACGCGATGCCGGCGGGAGCGGCAGTCGGAGCTCGAGCCTAGTGCACGGAGGGTGGCCAATGCTCGGCTCGCGTGGCGTCGGCAAGCGGGGGCCGGCCGCGGCATAGGCAGGAGCGGCGGCTGGAGCCCTCGTCTAGGAGGGAGAAAGAAGTGGTGGTTGGGTGGAATCCACGCACGGAGGGCTCCCTAGATATCTCCGGATCTGAGGGTGGACAAGGAAATTTGGAGATCTTATTACTTTAGGCTAAGTAGAGGTTCTGCTGGAATTAATCTTTTTGACGTCACTCTCCAGATTTAGAGTAAGGGATTTAATTGAATCTGCTAGGGTTGCTGTTAAACACCCTGTCCACGGGCTCCATTCTGACCCCTTCGCGGTCACTCACTCATCCAGACGACCGACTACACGTGACACCCACCCGCTTCCACCAGAATGGCTGAAACGCCCACGGTGTCCGCGGTTCTGGAACACCACCGCGAAAGCGAGGAATAACGAAGCAAGCACGGCACCCCGAAGGAAATGGCCACGCGGCCCCTCGCCTCCGCGCTCACCCTCTCCAAAACCCCACGCGCCCCCTCCTCCGGCTCCCACCACTCCCCACCTGCCCTCGTCCGCCGCCTCCAAACCCTAACCCGCGCGCTCGCGTCCTCGTCTCCCCAAGCCATGGCGTCGCCTCCCGcccccaagaaggcaagctccactctctcttctctccgTACCTCCTTTGCCCCGCAACGCGTTCTGACTGGTGGCGGGGGGAACGGTCGGATTGCTCGCAGGTGCTGGTCCCCATCGCGAACGGGACTGAGCCGATGGAGGCGGTCATCACCATCGACGTGCTCCGGCGCGCCGGGGCCGACGTCGCCGTCGCATCCGTCGAGCCGGGGTCCGCGACCATCGCGGCGGCGTGGGGCGTCAAGCTCGCCGCCGACGCGCTCCTCGCTGACATCGCCGACGCCGAATTCGACCTCATCTCTCTCCCCGTGAGTCACCTCTCGCTTTCCCTATGCCCGTTGTGGATGGTCCCTCTTATGTTTTGTTCTTTGCAAAATGGAAGTGAATCGGAGGCGGTTGTGCTGGGTTGGggcatttttatttttttccccGTATGATGCAAACGAAACTACCGTCAATTCGATAAGGAGGAAATTGAATTGAGTAGGTTGTGGGTTCAGACCATGTGTGTATAACTGTATACGCAGAACAACAGCTGAACAGAGCATAACTGGACGTAGCTGTTTTTAGATAAAATCTGCTCCCTTCGTTTTTAGATATAGGACGTTTGGGGCAAGCTAATTAGTTCAATTTTTGAACGAAATTGTCCTAAATGTCATATATATTAGCACAGAGGGAGTACTAATTAAACATGGACACACTGAAATTCTGTTATTGTTCTTGCCGTAACTAGCTAAAAGAGGGATTCTTCAGTATTTGCTGCCTACTTTAAGACGTGTATTCAATCTGATTCTCTTTTATGGATCTCCTGTGAATATGTATTTTGAGAACAGCATGCCAACTTTTGTAATTGCTGTCGTAAGTTTGTTGTTATTGGGTATATTATTTGTTATATAGGTCACTTGTGCTCTGCTCTAAAAAATTGAACAGCCTGATAATACCTTTATTTACTGCCACATGTAATGGGTTGTGTACCTGTGGGTGAAATATGTGACAATGTGACAAGTTCGCTAGGCTAAACTGGATGAGTAGTGTGGAAGTAGTGAAATAGACCTCCTAGGATGGAAATGGTGAAGATTGGTACCAGATGATCTGCATCTTCTGAAAACAATAAGATGAGTAAATCTGATAAATACCAGATTCTAATATAGCGATAAAAGTATTATCCTTATTTCAGAGGGTAGGGAGACATGGAGTATATCTTGCAACAAAAAGATGTATTTATTAATTGTCGCATCATATTTTACTGTGGTAGTTGGTCTGGTTTACGAGATGATATCCGATTAACTAAGATCCATGACTTATCTTATGTATAATGAAAAGACTGTCTCTAGAACAATCTATATTTTGGTTGAAGCAGAACATGTTCTGTCTTCTATCATTTTTCAATCGTCATGCACGGTACCTACAGAttttctgttgtatatatatgCAACGACCTGGCATCATGCTTGACATTTATATTATGCTTGACATTTATATTATATCTCTCTCTTCCTGCAATTAAAGCTGTTGATATAAATGGAACTTTTCCAATTAAGTGCTTGCTTGTACAGGGACTACTTGGATCCAAGCCCATAATATAAATGAAATCCTAGAAATTTGTATAGCCCTCTCATCCAAACACTATAATATAACCTTTGGAGCTATTTGGGGTGTATTTATGCAGGGAGGGATGCCTGGGGCTTCCACTTTAAGAGACTGCAAACTTTTGGAGAATGTGGTTAGAAAACATGTAGAGAAGGGCAAGCTTTATGCTGCGATATGTGCTGCACCAGCTGTGGCTCTAGGAGCTTGGGGTTTGCTCAATGGCTTAAAGGTAATCTTTTCAATTTTCATCCCTTTTTCAGTATTGTGGTGTAGTGTGTCAACACCTTCTATTTGGTTAAAGCTTATTCTAACTTTTTCGACAGGCAACATGTTACCCTTCATTCATGGATAAACTTCCTTCAGAGGTGCATGCTGTGGAATCAAGGGTGCAGATTGATGGGAAGTGTGTGACCAGCCGTGGGCCAGGAACGGCCATGGAGTATTCTGTTGTTTTGGTTGAGCAACTATATGGGAAGGAAAAGGCTGAAGAAGTTGCTGGTCCGATGGTAGGAATTGCTTTCAACACTGCATATATTTGCTGGGACTTTGTTATCTTTGCTGTCAATTGCATAGATTTTACATTGctgaaaaatttacattttCATTGTACTGTACTAGGCATTTTACAGTGCTCTATTGTTTCCTTACAAAAGTATTTCATTTTGTTTGCTTTTAGAATCATGCTGCTTAGTTTTATCTTATTTTTCTCAATCAAATATTCAGGATGAATCTTCTTTCATGGATTTACATTTCACAGTTAACACACCATTGTCAGTATTATTTGATATCATGGGATGGGTTGTGATTTAACATAAAATTTTTCTTATTGTTTTTTGAGAACCAAGGAGCTTCCGTTAATTGACAGCACTTACACCACATCTTATTACAAGAGACCTGCTTCACACACTTTTGCACCACCCTTTTACGAAATCGACTAGTAAAAAGGAAATTAAATTCAGTAAACCTCCTGCTAAGCTCCTTCATATCCTTGGGAATAGGAGGCAGTTCAGAATGTTGGCCCCTCCATGTATAGATGGCCATACGGGCGGCCCAGCCCGACACGGCATGAGCCAGATGTGGCACGACCTGATTAGGCACAGCCCGTTTAGGCACGGGAGCTAAACGGGCCGTGCCGTGCCAGCCCACGGGTTGACCCTGTGGCCTAGGCACGGCACGAGGCAGCCTTAGCCATGCCGTTTAGCAGCTGCATGCCTGGAACATTGCTTGGCGTGGAGGGATGAGCGGGTGCCGGCCGTGCCGCTGCGCGGGGTGAGGAGGTGCAGCGAGCACCGGCCGTGCCGCCACGTGCGAAGCGGAGGAGCGGTGGCCGTTGGTCGCGCGGCCGTGTGCGGAGGGAAAGAGGGCCGCTAGCCGCGCCACCATGCAGGGAGAGGTGGAGAGGCGAGCGACGCCGGCTGGCCGCGCTGCCATGTCGGGAGGTGAGGGTGGAGAAGTAGCCGAGCCGAGGGAAGGGTTGAGCGCCGTCCGCGCCGGGAGAGGAGAGGCGGGAGGAGGGGTGAGGCGGGTGCCGGTTGCCTCGGTCTGAGGGTGTGGCGGCTGGGATGAGGGATTTGGGAATGCGAGGAGTTGGGGTTTTCAGGTTAAAATTGCTATATATATTTGGGCCGGGGTGAGGCATGAGCTAATCGGGCCATGCTGGGCTGGCACGACGTGCCCGAGGAGCGCCCCAGGCATGGCCCGACAACTTTGTCGTGCTGGCCCGGCACGACTAGACTCGTGCCATGCCTGGGCCGGGCCAAAATCCCGTGCCTTGGGCTGGCCCACAGGCCGCGGGCCGATTGGCCAACTATACCTCCAGGTTTCCCCATGGATCGATCAACACCTGTCATTCTTGTACTTCTATACCATCTTGCATAAGCCCCTCGGAAATTCTCCATACTGTTAGATTTTTGCTAAACTATGTAAAATTCTGTGGAGACTTATTGCCATTTTGAGGATAGGGAACTCAACATCCTAGCTGAAATTGGTTGCTAATGCTAGAGAGCTAGAGAGGTTAGTAAATGCTATGTTTTGTGTTTGTTATTGTTATAAGTAGCACTTATATTGAATAATAGCCTCATGGGGGCAATATCTAGGAGTACATGAGAGGGAAAATGGTAATATGTGAAGGACTCAAGTACCCTGTCTATTATACCCTTAACATTTATGATAACCTatcccaacttgcttgggactaaAAGGTTTTGTTAGTGGTGGTGGTATGTTTGTTTATGACTTcccttcatattttgagttctGTTTTAACTTGATGTCATCATATTTTTGATGCAATGGTTGTTCTGTTAAGATTTGGCATGTCTCTTTCCTTTCATTTTTCTTTTTGGCTATTGTTGCTGCTGTTGTTTACTATTCGACTAAGTGATTACATCCTTTCAGGTTATGCGTCCTCAGCATGGTGTTGAATTCTCTATGAAAGAGCTGAATTCAATTAGTTGGAATGTTGGTGAAACACCTAATGTAAGCATTGTTAGTGATGCCCTATTTCTTTAAGTTGGCATTCATTTGCTTGTGTTTCATGCCATGTGCAGTTTTGTGATTCCTAGTGAAACCAGATAACTAATATAAGTAGTCAGTAACTTGCTTTTCCTTCGAGAAAATCTTTTTCACATATATATTATGATATGGAGGGAAGCAGGGGCTTTTAGAGGATCTGGATTAAGTACCCAGTGATTGCATATTCATGATATTGGGCATTATTAAAGATTAGTACAAAAAGATTATATCACAGTAGCCACCTCCAGCAATTGAAGTTCTGTAAATTACTATGATCCCTTCATTTAATTTGTTGAGTTCTGTTGATTTGGACTTTATTTTTGGTCCTCTACAAGTCATTGGTACATTGTTATCAATACTTCGCTCTTTCTATATATCAGGAAAGGTTCATTTACAGCTATCTACATGTGTTTATTGTTACATCGTGTCATTGTTATTTATCTGTATTCTGTCCAAATAACCCCATGAATGTTTTTTCGTAAGTGAAAGTGACATCTACTGTCTTCTTGTGGCATTGCAACTCATGTGCATGTCCATACCgttttctttttgaaaaaaaatgcaAAAAGCACCCTTGATTCTAACCCCATTGCAAGCTTGCACCTTAATGGTGTTATCGACAGCAGTTCTCTGAATTAGCATGATGTCACAGTGTACTAGGATACTTGCTTGGAAATTGTAGGCAGAGCAGCACATTGGGAAGAGTAGGTAACTGGCTTTCAGAGTGGTTTTGCAATATTCTCGTTTTCTTTTTTTGTGCTCTATACAATCACAAACTCTTTAATTCCATATGGTTTTGACTTTATGCTGTCTCTGAACTATTCGCGTCGGCCATTTGTTTTGTTACGTTATACTTGTGATAAATATCAGAATATAGCAAAAATAATAATGTTTTCTGTTCATTTATGAATCTTATTGTGTTTTATTCATGGTACCAATAAAGAAATAGAGAAATAAAATCCATCAAATATCTAGAAATGAAATAGGTCAAATATCAATAAGTttcacacactttccacattgACAGGCATTTTGTTATTAGAGCTAGTAGTCTTCTTTCTATGCAGAAGACACATAGCTTACACTCAACTTTGTTGCTTGTGTGCTTGTACTTCGCCATTGGCTGTTCCATTGGAACTGAGTTAAAATATATGGTTCTGTATTTCACAGTTAAGTTTTTTGGTGATTGCCTATGCAGATTCTTGTACCAATTGCTAATGGGACAGAGGAGATGGAGGCAACTATGATCATTGACATTCTGCGCAGGGCGAAAGCAAATGTTGTGGTTGCCTCGTTGGAAGACAAGTTGGAGATTGTTGCATCCCGGAAAGTTAAGATGGTTGCTGATGTGCTGTTGGATGATGCTCTTAAGCAGCAATATGATCTCATTCTGCTACCTGTAAGTTGGATGGATCAATTTTCCCTGAACAAGTAGCATATAACTCCCAAAATCTTCTGACCTTCAAATAATTTTTGATAGGGTGGTCTTGGTGGTGCTGAAGCTTATGCAAAATCTGATACATTGATGGGTCTGATCAAGAAGCAAGCTGAGGCAAACAAATTGTATGGCGCTATATGTGCCTCTCCTGCGATTGCACTTGAACCACATGGCCTCCTAAAGGTATAGTACGAGACAAACACATGGCCTACCATCCTAGAAGAGAAAACATGCAGAAATATTTTTGGCACTTAACACTTCTTGATTACTATGCCAGGGAAAGAAGGCTACATCGTATCCTGCTATGTGGAACAAACTTGCAGACCAAAGCGAGTGCAAGAACAGAGTTCTTGTCGACAGCAACCTGATCACAAGCCAAGGTCCAGGCACTTCAATGGAATTCTCGCTTGCCATTGTGGAGAAACTCTTTGGCCGCGAGAGGGCCCTTGAGCTTGCCAAAACCATGGTTTTTGTTTGAGTTCAGTTACTTCAGTTGGTATGTATTAGGTTCCTGGAGTACGAACTTTTTGTGAATATGAGGCATGGTATGTTTTCCCCTTGTGTTGAATGTACTTTAGTGCCCTTTTTAGCTACAATAACGTGACACCTTGTAATGAGTTTAATATGCAATAAAGTTGAGGCAAACATACTTTGTATGAAAATGTTTTTGCTACTCAGTCTGCTTACTTCAAGTCTGTCTGCAGTGAACTGTGAACTGGGTGTATCGGTGAGGGCtgaggatgcagacattctgaTGCGTACTTGATGTAGGTGCTTGTTGTTCTGTATGGTTAACATTGTATACTACTTGGTTAGCTTTATATGGTTCTGATGAGCTGGCTGACTTCCTTGCTACAATAATCAGTAGCTAAGTAACCTCAGTTGTGTTGAATATCCTGTACCGCCCTTAGACGACTTTCTAGACCAAAGCCTGGGTATTTTTCATCCCCTTCAAACATAGGTAATATTGAACCTGAACAGAACTATGATTAAACTTGCAGCTGAATGGCCGGTTTTCATTCATAGAAAGAATAAGAACTTTATAATCTCAATCAATATAGTTTTAACTGATTACAGTAAGAAGAGGCTGCACATGCCCCAAGTTTCCACTTATTTACATCACCGTGCACTTACCCCTGATCACCTATCACCCAGGTAAGAATGATCACCTAACTGGAGTTACCAATAAATAAATGAATCAATGATATGTACACATAAATTCGCATCAGCAAAGGCCTAACCCGCAGTTGGGCAAGGCAAAGAGAATAAAGCCTCCATCAGAAAGGGATGCCAGCGCCCAAGCAAGCGACGCAGaccacccccttcccctccgcCGGCTCCTCGTCACATAATTCTCAGAACCCATCTGTTTTCTTCTTCGTTCTTCCTCTTTGGTAAGAAACCAAGGAATAAAGTTGCCGCGCGCGCCAGAAAATGGCCTCGTATTTACACGCTGTTGCCGTCCTCAAGATAGTGCCTTCCACATCGCCCCCTCCCAGCTTTTCCTCTGCTCAATGGCAAAAGAGGAACCCTCATTAGCTTGTAGTTCAGTAGTCGTATATATGCAATGCAAGTGTGCAAAAAATAATAAAGATTGGTTGCCCTATGGTGTGATGTTACAACATATGAGCCGCCCCTTTTCTTTGTGAATGAGCATATGTTTTTGGGGTGTCCCATGGGTGAGGCATGTGAAAAGGTGCTAGCAAAAGAGGCCTTTCTTGCTTGATTGTTGGGGCTTGGTGATATAAAGCTGCAGATTAAAGGAGGTTGGGCAAGGGCAATGCAATGTTGTGTCATGCAAGGTCATATGAATATGGCGGGAGGGGCCACGGCTATACCTTGGAATGGTCCATCTCCCCTTTGGTCTTGGAGAGGCTTTTGGTCCACAAAAGCAAGGCCATTTTGCTGGCCTTGCAGTCGGCCGGCGTTGGGTGCCTTTTGCTATCACAAGAGCAAAGCTTGGGTGATAAGCAGGATGGCCAGAGATGTGACGAGACACAGGCCGGCAAAGTCCTTCCTTACATCCTGGGTGACAAATAGACGACGTATTGTTAGATATGTAGCAAAAGCAGTATATAATGTTAGAAAGAATGAATCTAAATCTTTTTTTAGACAAATAAATATGGTAAATCTTTCATTGCTTCTCTTTATTATTACTGGAATCTACAGAGAAGCACTTCCACTATCAAACTCCAGGGTGCTAAATTGACCAATGAAGAATAATGCCTCCTATCTTTTGTGGGGGAAAAAATCATCGCTACTTTCGGTTATTTCCAATAGTTGATCATCAACCATCATTTTGCTCCACTACAGCATATCTTTCGCCGGAAGAATCCCATTGACACCTAACGCCGATTGCTCAATCATGAAAGTTTGGCCCTCAAGACAGTAACCGTGCGAAAAGCGCACACTACGGAATTATTCTTGTGTGCGCAAATGCGCAAGGAATATATAGAAATCTTTGCTAGCTCCTCCATGCTCACATTTTAAATAGAACACACGGCCTTACAAATTTGACTCGTGCAAGCTAGGTCACATTGCAATCCCCCTCCCCCAAGTTCCAAGAAGATATGGTGTGAACTCGACCATGTGTAAACGGCCATTTTTTCCCTGTCATTGGATATGGTATCTTTGTAAGCTATGCCACTTTTGTGCCCTTTTTTTCCTCATGATGGAGCAATCTGTTGATGGTCCTTGCAGGTTCTTGATACCATGCGTGCACTTTGAGTGATAACAGGGGGAGGGAATAACTGTGCGGCAAGGTCAATGGTAAACTGCCGCCTAAGACTATCTACGCTGCGTGCTCGCTCTGACTTGTTTCTTTCCATCTTGGATACATATGAAAAGGATCGATCGGTCGATCGGATCGATCAAGTGGTTCATTTCCTGTGGTGTTTGATAGGGACTTCAAGTGACATGCACCGTGTATATATCCATGGACCACTTTGGATTGTGTTGGGGCTCTGATGTTGCAGAAAACAATTCCAGCTTGGACCAACGGTGCTCCACATGTGTAGTGCACCCATGTGGTCGATCTCTTGGGTGACGTTTTTCGGTGGAGGATGCTAATCTTAAAAGGAAACATCACTGTGAGTGATCTGGCCGAAAAGGAAGTGGCCCTGTTGTGTAGTACCACCGCACATTTCTGAGAACGCTTAGCTTTCATGCAAACATTGACTGCTGCTAAGGTCGTACTGTCGTAGTTGTCAAATTCTCTTACGTCCTTTATTTTGATCTTGATTAATAAGCTTGATTATTGCACTCCTCTTGTCAGTAGAGTTTCTGTTTTTACAAATTTATTTGCTTAAGATCCTATAATTTGTGATTCTGCTACTTGAAGACTTCTAATGTGATTTACAATCTGCAATCCTGACAACATCTGTACTCCTAATTCTACTTCACAATTAATTTACGTATGATTTGTAACATACTAGATAGCTCCTAAAATGTCGGTATTGCCTAGCATTCCTTGCATACCTTCACTGTCGTTTCTCGTGAAATGGTAAACCTAGAGCTCGAATAATTTTGAGTTTTGAATGTAAATTTTCCTTGCATTGCAATCAGAAATTCAGAATAGAACTACTATTAGAATGAAGAAAACACTTGTGGGGTAGTACTTACCCTCCTGCTGGCCGGCGACGTGGCGAGGGAGAGGGACGCCGCCGACATGGTCGCCTGCTGGTTGAGGCCGACGTTGTAAACCATGCTCATGTCCGGCTGGTACAGCCCGTAGTTCCTCTCGGAGGTCGGCCCGGGCTTCATGTCCTCGTTGAAGAGCGCGAAGAGGTAGACCTCGAGCCGGAGCTTTGGCCGCAGCGGCGTGCCCTCGCCGCTGATTTGCCGCATGAGCAGGTTGCGGTTGTACTGGCGGGCGTTCTCGACGGTGGCGCCGGCCTCGTTGGCGTCGCCCTTGGACGGCCACCCGGTCTCGGAGACGTGCACGGGGACGTTGCCGTAgcccagccgcgccgccgcgaagGTCACCGCGTCCACCTGCGCGTACAGCATGCTCGTGTACTGCAGGTGCGTGTAGGGGTCCACGGCGCCGACGTGGCTAGGGTTGGACAGTGCGTAGTCAAGGGACACCCTGCAGGAACGTCGTGACATCGTCGTACATGTCAGCAAGCAAACATGTCAAATGTACAATGTATCAAAGGAATTCAAGTCAAATTTGCATTGAGCTGGAGTAAACTTATCCAGAAGAGAAAAGATGAGGAGAGTAAAAAGTGGAAGCAGAAGGGATTCGCACTTTGTTGGGTCATCCTTGTAGGCGAAATAGGGGTAGGCATTAATCCAGAAGGGCGCGCTGGTGTCGACGAGGAACCGCAGCAGCTGCGCCATGTAGGGGGCGGCGGCCTGCGTGAAGACCCCCTGCGACGGCGGGTACGAGGTGGAGAGCACGGCGAGGGAGTTGGCGGTGGACACGCGCACGTACGCGTCCATGCCCAGCTGCGCCAGCGCCGCGTGCAGGTTGCGCATAGCGGGCACGAGACTGGCCTTGAGCTGCTCGTCGTCGCCCGTGAACACCTCGTTGCCCACGGCGATGCCCGTGACGCGCGTGGCCGGGAAGTAGGGGCgcacgccggcggtgagccattGCAGCGCCTGGGACGCGCTGGCGGCCATGCCCGGAACCAGGTCGTCGGGGACCGTGACGATGAGCTCGATGCCCGTGCCCGCGAACGCTGACAGCACCTGCGGGTTCACGTCGTAGATGCGCACCTTGCCGATCCGCAGCGAGGAGAGCAGCTGCACcacctgcggcggcggcggcaggttgTTCCCCACCTGCCCGTAGTTgatgcccagcgccgccgcctgccgcagCACGCCGACCTCTGCACGCATTCCAATCGAGCATACCAAATTAAGCCTCTCTCCTTCTATAACCTATATTATCAGCACTAGGCAGACAATGCTGTTTCGGAATCGGAATCGCGACGGGATTCAGAACGCAGCAGAATATGCACAGTACCTGAAAATAGAAAGACGCAGAGGATGGCGCAGATCACAAGCCTCGGTGATTTCGACAACAATGCAGCTGCCATTGTTGTGAGACGAAGCTGGGCGTGATCGAGTGGGcagaggagggaagggggagGGAGGATGGCAGGAGGGTGCCGGGTACTTATAGGCGGGCAAAGTGCAGAGGAAGGCTTGCGGAAATACAGCTAGGCTGGGAGGAGGTAGGTGAGGGGTTGGGTTAAGCTAATTGGGCGATAATTCTTTTCTTTACGTGGGTGAGGGCCTTGCCGGGATGGGAGCCGATGAGCTAGCCGAGTTTTGGTGGAGGCAGAGGCTTTGGACTGGGGATTGTGTTGGGTTGCCTCTGCCGTCTTCCTCGGTTCCGTCGTTGCCGTGCTTATTTGTGGTTGCCCTTTGGAGCAAGGAAAATGGCGGATGCCCTTGGGGAACAAGTTCACCGGCTGGGACATGTGTGAAAGCAGCCGAGCTATCATTTGCAGGAGGTTCTGTGGTGACATCCTGAGGGAATCTTCAATAAGTTTTTCTTTAATGTTTTCATGTAACGAAGCCCACCGAAAGAGAACGCCGGAGCGGTTATAGGAATTTTCTAGCAGCAACCTGGAAAGTCATGGGAAAAAATATTTTATTATAAAATAGAAGGACTCCACAATATAACCAAACATCAGACATTTCGGATGAATTAATTAGTTTGTCCCCTAATTAAGCTTCCTTGAAGCCGCCGGAGGGTACCCCAGCCTCTTATCCTCTAATTAATTAGT
The genomic region above belongs to Panicum hallii strain FIL2 chromosome 4, PHallii_v3.1, whole genome shotgun sequence and contains:
- the LOC112889273 gene encoding protein DJ-1 homolog B, giving the protein MATRPLASALTLSKTPRAPSSGSHHSPPALVRRLQTLTRALASSSPQAMASPPAPKKVLVPIANGTEPMEAVITIDVLRRAGADVAVASVEPGSATIAAAWGVKLAADALLADIADAEFDLISLPGGMPGASTLRDCKLLENVVRKHVEKGKLYAAICAAPAVALGAWGLLNGLKATCYPSFMDKLPSEVHAVESRVQIDGKCVTSRGPGTAMEYSVVLVEQLYGKEKAEEVAGPMVMRPQHGVEFSMKELNSISWNVGETPNILVPIANGTEEMEATMIIDILRRAKANVVVASLEDKLEIVASRKVKMVADVLLDDALKQQYDLILLPGGLGGAEAYAKSDTLMGLIKKQAEANKLYGAICASPAIALEPHGLLKGKKATSYPAMWNKLADQSECKNRVLVDSNLITSQGPGTSMEFSLAIVEKLFGRERALELAKTMVFV
- the LOC112889274 gene encoding glucan endo-1,3-beta-glucosidase 14; the protein is MAAALLSKSPRLVICAILCVFLFSEVGVLRQAAALGINYGQVGNNLPPPPQVVQLLSSLRIGKVRIYDVNPQVLSAFAGTGIELIVTVPDDLVPGMAASASQALQWLTAGVRPYFPATRVTGIAVGNEVFTGDDEQLKASLVPAMRNLHAALAQLGMDAYVRVSTANSLAVLSTSYPPSQGVFTQAAAPYMAQLLRFLVDTSAPFWINAYPYFAYKDDPTKVSLDYALSNPSHVGAVDPYTHLQYTSMLYAQVDAVTFAAARLGYGNVPVHVSETGWPSKGDANEAGATVENARQYNRNLLMRQISGEGTPLRPKLRLEVYLFALFNEDMKPGPTSERNYGLYQPDMSMVYNVGLNQQATMSAASLSLATSPASRRDVRKDFAGLCLVTSLAILLITQALLL